The following coding sequences are from one Pigmentibacter sp. JX0631 window:
- a CDS encoding YjjG family noncanonical pyrimidine nucleotidase, protein MKYSLIFFDADDTLFDFNKSQKIAFKEAITHFNINYHQDLLYFEYQKLNKELWTLLEKGDINANDLKILRFQKLFETHQIQQDPKIFANFYIEKISKSTHTIPYAEQLCHIIHANNIEIGIITNGFTDTQKPRLQASSLSKYFKSVTISEEVGARKPQAEIFNLALAKHSHIPKEKVLMVGDNLEADIHGAKNAGLDTCWLHRTGLKTKQNANTNYIITELKQLLKILEINLNHSNF, encoded by the coding sequence ATGAAATACTCTTTAATATTTTTTGACGCTGATGATACTCTTTTTGACTTTAACAAGTCTCAGAAAATTGCTTTTAAAGAGGCAATTACTCATTTTAATATAAATTATCATCAAGATCTTTTATATTTTGAGTATCAAAAATTAAACAAAGAATTATGGACTTTATTGGAAAAAGGCGACATCAATGCCAATGACTTGAAAATTCTACGGTTTCAAAAATTATTTGAAACACATCAAATTCAACAAGATCCAAAAATCTTTGCAAATTTTTATATCGAAAAAATTTCCAAAAGTACACATACCATTCCTTATGCTGAACAGTTATGCCATATCATTCATGCAAATAATATCGAAATAGGAATTATCACGAATGGTTTTACAGATACCCAAAAACCTCGTCTGCAGGCCTCGAGTTTAAGCAAATATTTTAAATCGGTTACTATCTCTGAAGAAGTAGGGGCAAGAAAACCACAAGCTGAAATATTTAATTTAGCTTTAGCCAAGCATTCGCATATTCCAAAAGAAAAAGTTTTAATGGTTGGAGACAATTTAGAAGCTGATATACATGGCGCAAAAAACGCTGGACTTGACACTTGTTGGCTGCATAGAACCGGTCTTAAAACTAAACAGAATGCTAATACAAATTATATTATCACTGAGCTAAAGCAATTGCTAAAAATTTTGGAAATAAACCTTAATCATTCCAATTTTTAA
- a CDS encoding transporter substrate-binding domain-containing protein: MFFRKLMSFLLAISILIIFNASAKDKKIIKVGYFVAPTFIYENDQQQLVGPLYDFIRTIESISDYQFVFEKYNHTRMSHEIKLGHIQMMAMSAKQLENEYVINSDIPFMKDKPYLIARSDFKLNKITSVKQLENFTIGIKQDAAISNFLLENKDKLKFETSASTESIYLLILKLLGKRVDLIHGYSSHVFIYLARKNKISDKIKLVEIPGEYSTIYFGFSKSLDIADRDKLNKLIKYLLLEKKINLTEQIKNWND; the protein is encoded by the coding sequence ATGTTTTTTAGAAAATTGATGAGTTTTTTATTAGCAATATCAATATTAATAATTTTTAATGCTTCTGCAAAAGATAAAAAAATAATAAAAGTTGGTTATTTTGTTGCCCCGACTTTTATATATGAAAATGATCAGCAGCAATTAGTTGGTCCTCTGTATGATTTTATTCGAACTATCGAAAGTATAAGTGACTATCAATTTGTGTTTGAAAAGTATAATCATACAAGAATGAGCCATGAAATAAAACTAGGTCATATTCAAATGATGGCCATGTCTGCTAAGCAATTAGAAAATGAGTATGTTATTAATAGTGATATTCCTTTTATGAAAGATAAGCCTTATTTAATTGCAAGGAGTGATTTTAAATTAAATAAAATAACATCTGTAAAACAACTTGAAAATTTTACAATTGGAATAAAACAAGATGCTGCAATTAGTAACTTTTTGTTAGAAAATAAAGATAAATTAAAGTTTGAAACTTCGGCTTCAACTGAATCCATATATTTATTAATATTAAAACTTTTGGGGAAAAGAGTAGATTTAATTCATGGATATAGTTCCCATGTTTTTATTTATTTAGCAAGGAAAAATAAAATTAGTGATAAAATAAAGCTAGTTGAAATACCAGGGGAATACTCAACGATTTATTTTGGATTTTCTAAAAGTTTAGATATAGCAGATAGAGATAAGTTGAATAAATTAATTAAATATTTATTGCTTGAAAAGAAAATTAATTTAACTGAGCAAATTAAAAATTGGAATGATTAA
- a CDS encoding transporter substrate-binding domain-containing protein yields MSFKYLINFFLTIFFLINAYATAKDKKIIKVGYFVAPTFIYENDHQQLVGPLYAFFRNIESISDFQFMFEKYTNSRMYHEIELGHIQMMAMSAKQLENEYIINSEIPFMKDKPYLVARSDFSLNKITSVKQLENLTIGIKQDGAISDFLLKNKDKLKFETSASTESVYLLLLKLLGKRVDLIHGYSSHIFGYLARKNKISDKIKLIEIPGEYSTIYFGFSKKLDIADRDKLNKLIKYLLLEKKINLTEQIKNWND; encoded by the coding sequence ATGTCTTTTAAATATTTAATAAATTTTTTTCTGACAATTTTCTTTTTAATAAATGCCTATGCAACTGCAAAAGATAAAAAAATAATAAAAGTTGGTTATTTTGTTGCCCCGACTTTTATCTATGAAAATGATCATCAGCAATTAGTTGGACCTCTTTATGCATTTTTTCGTAATATTGAAAGTATTAGTGATTTTCAATTTATGTTTGAAAAATATACGAATTCTAGAATGTATCATGAAATAGAATTAGGGCATATTCAAATGATGGCCATGTCAGCTAAACAATTAGAAAATGAATATATTATTAATAGTGAAATTCCATTTATGAAGGATAAACCTTATTTAGTTGCTAGAAGTGATTTTAGCTTAAATAAAATAACATCTGTGAAACAACTTGAAAATTTAACAATTGGTATAAAACAAGATGGAGCAATTAGCGATTTTTTGCTAAAAAATAAAGATAAATTAAAATTTGAAACATCGGCTTCAACTGAATCTGTATATTTATTACTGTTAAAACTTTTAGGAAAAAGAGTTGATTTAATTCATGGATATAGCTCACATATTTTTGGTTATTTAGCAAGAAAAAATAAAATTAGTGATAAAATAAAGCTAATTGAAATACCAGGAGAATACTCAACAATTTATTTTGGATTTTCTAAAAAATTAGATATAGCAGATAGAGATAAGTTGAATAAATTAATTAAATATTTATTGCTTGAAAAGAAAATTAATTTAACTGAACAAATTAAAAATTGGAATGACTAA
- the fabF gene encoding beta-ketoacyl-ACP synthase II yields the protein MKRVVVTGLGIVCPVGNNLEECWDNIIAGKSGIGKLTMFEPPENCVTIAGQVKNFEPTKYMNEKEVKRNQRFVQLAVAAAKMALENAKFEITPENQNHIGVSIGVGIGALGYLEDQSFIARTKGIKRVSPFTIPGFIGNMAAGVVSSETGAKGPNVCMATACSSGAHSIADALMYIQTGRAKAMICGGAESALSLIAYAGFGQMKALCSDHSEEPAKASRPFDKERSGFVMGEGSGILILEDYESAKARGANIICEFAGFGASGDAFHFTSPAPEGEGGARAMQQALQTSGLKPEDIDYINAHGTSTELNDLCETQAIKTVFKEHAYKLSVSSTKSMTGHLLGAAGGIEAVFSVMALKTGMIPPTINYENPDERCDLNYTPNKYDQRQLNAVLSNSFGFGGTNVSLVFKKFIP from the coding sequence ATGAAACGAGTTGTTGTTACAGGCCTTGGTATAGTCTGTCCTGTTGGAAATAATTTAGAGGAATGTTGGGATAATATTATAGCTGGCAAAAGTGGAATTGGGAAATTGACAATGTTCGAACCCCCAGAAAACTGTGTGACTATTGCTGGGCAGGTTAAAAATTTTGAACCAACTAAGTATATGAATGAAAAGGAAGTTAAAAGAAATCAAAGATTTGTTCAATTAGCAGTTGCAGCAGCAAAAATGGCTCTCGAAAATGCTAAGTTTGAAATTACACCTGAAAATCAAAATCACATCGGTGTCTCTATAGGGGTTGGTATAGGTGCTTTAGGATATTTAGAGGATCAATCTTTTATAGCAAGAACAAAAGGTATTAAAAGAGTATCTCCTTTCACTATTCCAGGTTTTATAGGGAATATGGCAGCAGGAGTAGTCTCTTCTGAAACAGGTGCGAAAGGCCCTAATGTTTGTATGGCAACGGCTTGCTCTAGCGGTGCGCATTCAATTGCAGATGCTTTGATGTATATTCAAACCGGAAGAGCAAAAGCTATGATCTGTGGAGGAGCTGAGTCTGCTCTAAGTCTAATAGCTTATGCTGGTTTTGGGCAAATGAAAGCTTTGTGTAGTGATCATTCAGAAGAGCCTGCAAAAGCTTCAAGGCCTTTTGATAAAGAAAGAAGTGGTTTTGTAATGGGAGAAGGTTCAGGAATTTTAATTCTTGAAGACTACGAATCCGCTAAGGCTAGGGGTGCTAATATAATTTGTGAATTTGCTGGTTTTGGGGCATCTGGCGATGCTTTTCATTTTACTTCCCCAGCTCCTGAAGGAGAAGGTGGAGCTAGAGCTATGCAGCAGGCTTTGCAAACTTCAGGGTTAAAACCAGAAGACATTGATTATATAAATGCACATGGAACTTCTACTGAATTAAATGATTTATGTGAAACGCAAGCTATTAAAACAGTATTTAAAGAGCATGCATACAAACTAAGTGTTAGTTCAACAAAAAGTATGACTGGGCATCTTTTAGGTGCAGCTGGTGGAATTGAAGCTGTTTTTTCAGTGATGGCGTTAAAAACAGGAATGATACCTCCAACTATAAACTATGAAAATCCTGACGAACGTTGCGATTTAAACTACACCCCAAATAAATATGACCAACGTCAATTAAATGCTGTTTTGTCTAATTCATTTGGATTTGGTGGAACGAATGTTTCATTAGTTTTCAAGAAATTTATTCCATAA
- a CDS encoding HAD family phosphatase, translating into MNVLRNTILSKKAILWDFDGCLCDSEKVHYLAYAKAFQLCNHQLSEYDYFETFTHTGGGVAKEIELYSLTCDPEAIRKEKAKIYWELILSKKAQFYSEIPKILNITAQNNVINAIASNSPAKEIELIISQYTATHLPIDKIIGLEAGMKKKPAPDLYLKALKDLNLSPSEVIVFEDSERGLIAAKEAGCEAIWIKTDLNERFTTDAPYISRMTHPELLEILSH; encoded by the coding sequence TTGAATGTTCTAAGAAATACAATACTTAGCAAAAAAGCAATACTTTGGGATTTCGACGGATGCCTTTGTGATTCTGAAAAAGTACACTATTTAGCTTATGCTAAAGCATTTCAATTATGTAATCATCAACTTAGCGAATACGACTACTTTGAAACTTTCACTCATACAGGCGGAGGAGTTGCAAAAGAAATTGAATTGTATAGCTTAACTTGCGATCCGGAAGCCATACGAAAAGAAAAAGCAAAAATATATTGGGAACTTATTTTATCCAAAAAAGCGCAGTTTTATAGTGAAATTCCAAAAATCTTAAATATAACAGCCCAAAATAATGTAATTAATGCTATTGCTAGCAATAGTCCCGCAAAAGAAATTGAGCTTATCATATCTCAATATACCGCTACCCACTTACCTATTGATAAAATAATAGGTTTGGAAGCAGGCATGAAGAAAAAACCAGCTCCAGATCTATATTTAAAAGCTTTAAAAGATTTAAATTTATCACCGAGTGAAGTTATTGTATTTGAAGATTCAGAGAGGGGTTTAATTGCTGCAAAAGAAGCTGGCTGTGAAGCAATCTGGATAAAAACAGACTTAAATGAACGTTTTACTACAGATGCTCCTTATATTTCACGCATGACTCACCCTGAACTCTTAGAAATATTATCTCATTAA
- a CDS encoding histidine decarboxylase translates to MENLDFTNYRSTLEKKYAELKKNKDFITGYPGNQNFDYSILSKFFEFALNNIGDPLLQSNFTLNTHEFERDVITFISNLYKKENDVWGYITNGGTEGNLTGIHIGRSHYPEGIIYFSAHSHYSVAKAIELTRSKSSCISVLPNGEISYLELKEKIIENINQPVIILANIGTTMTGAIDDIQTIKEILSDLNISNYYIHCDAAFHGLILPFCNLPTPLNLNDFHSISVSGHKLIGSPIPCGVFLTHQNVVDKIKHYIEYIKSGDCTISGSRNGITPLILWCAIHQKTYDEFKNIAQECIVKAEYARDKMLLNGIQAWTNQYSPIVLFKKPSNEMIKKWSIAPYENISHIITTPNLPYETIDKLIDDLVLDKAKSVD, encoded by the coding sequence ATGGAAAACTTAGATTTTACAAATTACAGAAGTACTTTGGAAAAAAAATATGCAGAATTAAAAAAAAATAAAGATTTTATAACAGGATATCCTGGAAACCAAAATTTTGATTATTCAATATTAAGTAAATTTTTTGAATTTGCTTTAAATAATATTGGAGATCCTTTACTGCAATCTAATTTTACATTAAATACTCATGAATTTGAAAGAGATGTTATAACTTTTATTTCTAATTTATACAAAAAAGAAAATGATGTGTGGGGTTACATTACAAATGGAGGAACAGAAGGAAATTTAACTGGAATTCATATTGGTCGCTCGCATTATCCCGAAGGAATAATTTATTTTAGTGCGCATAGCCATTATAGTGTTGCAAAAGCAATAGAGTTAACAAGAAGCAAATCAAGTTGCATTTCTGTTCTCCCGAATGGTGAAATAAGTTATCTTGAATTAAAAGAAAAAATAATAGAAAATATAAATCAACCAGTCATTATTTTAGCAAATATAGGCACAACTATGACTGGTGCTATTGATGACATTCAAACAATAAAAGAAATTTTAAGTGACCTAAATATTAGCAATTATTATATCCATTGTGATGCTGCTTTTCATGGATTAATTTTACCATTTTGCAATTTACCAACACCTTTAAATTTAAATGATTTTCACAGTATTTCGGTAAGCGGGCATAAATTAATAGGATCTCCAATACCTTGTGGAGTATTTTTAACACACCAAAATGTTGTAGATAAAATTAAACATTATATTGAGTATATTAAAAGTGGTGACTGCACTATTTCAGGTTCAAGAAATGGAATTACTCCTTTAATTCTTTGGTGTGCAATTCATCAAAAAACCTATGATGAATTTAAAAATATAGCGCAAGAATGTATAGTTAAGGCTGAATATGCCCGAGATAAAATGTTACTTAATGGAATACAAGCTTGGACAAATCAATATTCACCAATAGTATTGTTTAAAAAGCCATCTAATGAAATGATAAAAAAATGGAGTATAGCTCCATATGAAAATATTTCGCACATCATCACAACACCTAATTTACCTTATGAAACAATTGATAAACTAATCGACGATCTTGTTTTAGATAAAGCAAAATCAGTTGACTAG
- the prmC gene encoding peptide chain release factor N(5)-glutamine methyltransferase: MKQNVEQNKKETVWTIREILNWTTKRFANSGIETPLLDAQLLLSHVLNLPKVQLYIQIDKPLNEVERKNYRDLVTKRLQGEPVAYLLQKKYWHELELFVDERVLIPRPETETLLDIVLQYLKLKNISPTVIFDFCTGSGCLAIALAKKYPNAKVIGVDISADALNVAKINAEKNNVQNTIFLQLDLNLEESFIKLKNEYGAAEVIVSNPPYVTFDEWENLDISVKNYEPKLALVSEDMGLKIGKNITNYTGKYNLLYSAEYIFAMELAHGQPEKVFEQKIQIYPNNHSIWNLPKEQYFSLGDLEDKNRFLVSLNYN; this comes from the coding sequence ATGAAGCAAAACGTTGAGCAAAATAAAAAAGAAACTGTTTGGACGATTCGAGAAATTTTGAATTGGACGACAAAACGGTTTGCAAATAGCGGAATAGAAACGCCACTTTTAGATGCACAATTGTTACTTAGTCATGTTTTAAATTTACCTAAAGTACAGCTTTATATTCAGATAGATAAACCTTTAAATGAAGTTGAACGAAAAAATTATCGAGATCTTGTAACGAAAAGGTTACAAGGAGAGCCCGTTGCATATTTATTACAGAAAAAATACTGGCATGAATTAGAGCTATTTGTTGATGAAAGGGTGTTAATTCCTCGCCCTGAAACAGAAACTTTGCTTGATATTGTTTTGCAATATTTAAAATTAAAAAATATTTCTCCGACAGTTATTTTTGATTTTTGCACAGGATCAGGTTGCTTAGCTATTGCTTTAGCTAAAAAATATCCAAATGCAAAAGTCATTGGAGTAGATATTTCTGCAGATGCTTTAAATGTAGCAAAAATCAATGCTGAAAAAAATAATGTGCAAAATACTATCTTTCTTCAACTTGATTTAAATTTAGAAGAAAGTTTTATAAAATTAAAAAATGAATATGGGGCAGCTGAAGTTATTGTAAGTAATCCTCCATATGTAACTTTTGACGAATGGGAAAATTTAGATATATCTGTAAAAAACTATGAACCAAAATTAGCTTTAGTTAGTGAAGATATGGGGCTTAAAATAGGAAAGAATATAACAAATTATACTGGTAAATATAATTTGTTATATTCTGCAGAGTATATATTTGCGATGGAATTAGCTCATGGACAACCAGAAAAAGTTTTTGAGCAAAAAATTCAAATTTATCCAAATAATCACTCAATTTGGAATTTACCTAAAGAACAGTATTTTTCTTTAGGGGACTTGGAAGATAAAAATAGGTTTTTAGTTTCATTAAATTATAATTAA
- the prfA gene encoding peptide chain release factor 1, with translation MIQQLAKIERRFLELESLLARPEVISNNSEFRKLSKERADLEETVRMYREFKKIEEETVSTEELIAESTGEMRDMAFEELKTLKVRYSELEKELSIHLLPKDPNDGKNIFLEIRAGAGGDEASLFAGQLFRAYARYAERRKWKMEVMSLNENELGGTKEVIALIEGEGVYSVLKYESGVHRVQRVPQTEAQGRVHTSTITVAVLPEADDVEISINENDLRIDTYRAGGAGGQHVNRTDSAVRITHIPSGIVVACQDERSQIKNRAKAMKILQAKLFEAAEIEKEKAFSEERKSQVGRGDRSERIRTYNFPQSRVTDHRINYTIHSIDAFMEGDIQDMLSMLRQYYQAEALKLQAEGK, from the coding sequence ATGATACAACAGCTAGCTAAAATTGAACGCAGATTTTTAGAGTTAGAAAGTCTTCTTGCTCGGCCTGAAGTTATTTCTAATAATTCAGAGTTTCGAAAATTAAGTAAAGAGCGTGCTGATCTTGAAGAAACTGTTCGAATGTATCGTGAATTTAAAAAAATAGAAGAGGAAACCGTCTCTACTGAAGAACTTATAGCTGAAAGTACTGGCGAAATGCGTGATATGGCATTTGAAGAGCTAAAGACTTTGAAAGTACGCTATAGTGAATTAGAAAAAGAACTCTCTATTCATTTGTTACCTAAAGATCCTAATGATGGAAAAAATATTTTCTTAGAAATTCGAGCTGGAGCGGGAGGCGATGAAGCAAGTCTTTTTGCTGGGCAATTATTTAGAGCCTACGCACGCTATGCTGAACGAAGAAAATGGAAAATGGAAGTCATGTCCCTGAATGAAAATGAATTAGGTGGCACTAAAGAAGTCATCGCTTTAATAGAAGGGGAAGGCGTATACAGTGTACTTAAATACGAAAGTGGCGTGCACAGGGTTCAGCGAGTCCCACAAACAGAGGCGCAAGGACGAGTGCATACATCTACAATTACGGTAGCTGTGCTACCTGAAGCTGACGATGTGGAAATATCCATTAATGAAAATGATTTACGGATAGATACTTATCGCGCAGGCGGTGCCGGTGGTCAGCATGTCAACAGAACTGATTCTGCAGTGCGTATTACTCATATACCAAGCGGAATTGTTGTTGCGTGCCAAGACGAACGTTCACAGATAAAAAACCGTGCCAAAGCAATGAAAATTCTTCAGGCAAAACTGTTCGAAGCTGCTGAAATAGAGAAAGAAAAAGCTTTTTCTGAAGAAAGAAAATCACAAGTCGGAAGGGGAGATAGGAGTGAACGAATTCGTACCTATAATTTTCCTCAATCGCGTGTAACAGATCACAGAATAAATTATACTATCCATTCTATAGATGCTTTTATGGAAGGTGATATTCAAGATATGCTTTCGATGTTGAGACAGTATTATCAAGCTGAAGCGTTAAAGTTACAAGCTGAAGGTAAATAA
- the rpmE gene encoding 50S ribosomal protein L31, whose product MRENIHPKFGPCEVHCACGNTFETRGTKNVLKVETCSVCHPFWTGNHKVLDTAGRIERFNRKYAAAKANQTNK is encoded by the coding sequence ATGAGAGAAAACATACATCCTAAATTTGGCCCATGCGAAGTACACTGCGCTTGCGGTAACACATTTGAAACTCGTGGTACAAAAAATGTACTAAAAGTAGAAACTTGTAGTGTATGCCACCCATTTTGGACAGGGAACCACAAGGTTCTTGATACTGCAGGTCGTATTGAACGTTTTAACCGTAAATACGCTGCTGCTAAAGCAAATCAAACAAACAAGTAA
- a CDS encoding DUF2807 domain-containing protein has product MNSHYQNRVLGYFSSIAIANDFDVEIFVGKPQGLEIRSKEGLFAKVLTEVNSFGKLYIRMEEGFIPNHRPHIIIHTHVLNSLYIRNTVSASVLDIKGQHFSFEGTDTSQSNLIGHVENFKINMFGSAKLNAIELEAKNISVSCNHTSQIRLFAHNTIAGSAYGRSYLHYKGNPELAIFNAGQSFISAL; this is encoded by the coding sequence ATGAATTCGCATTACCAAAACAGAGTATTGGGTTACTTCTCATCAATTGCTATCGCAAACGATTTCGATGTCGAGATTTTCGTCGGAAAGCCTCAAGGATTAGAAATTAGAAGCAAGGAGGGCCTATTCGCTAAAGTTCTCACGGAAGTGAACTCCTTTGGTAAACTGTATATAAGAATGGAGGAGGGCTTTATCCCAAACCATCGTCCACATATTATTATCCACACACATGTACTTAACTCCTTATATATACGCAACACTGTCAGCGCAAGCGTGTTAGATATTAAAGGGCAGCATTTTAGCTTTGAAGGAACTGATACCAGTCAATCCAATTTAATAGGGCATGTAGAAAATTTCAAAATAAACATGTTTGGCTCTGCCAAATTAAATGCCATAGAATTAGAAGCTAAAAATATTTCAGTTTCTTGTAATCATACTTCGCAAATTCGTTTATTTGCACATAATACAATTGCAGGATCTGCTTATGGTAGATCCTATCTCCACTATAAGGGCAATCCTGAATTAGCAATTTTTAATGCTGGGCAGTCTTTTATTTCAGCTTTATAA
- a CDS encoding IS982 family transposase encodes MDWQNQLITVYLTSCKFFSQLSPYIFLKISPNSNPSFTDEETITIYIFGILNELKNIKSIFKFTKNFLSEWFPNLPSYEGFLFRLNNLNHLFPELSKFLLQNKKFKLNSNTSKPFVLIDSLPIILAKGFRAHKCNTAKEISSIGFCSSKNLFYFGLKLHLTALFKNKRLASPVSMKITRAATHDLTAVKNDLLNLNHSELFADRAYCDQFTKQKLAKKNSNLHTPIKLSRSKKTLSYDEKVYSKSVSSIRQSIEILFNWLIESSGIQTASKVRSTKGLLVHVFGRFSACLFKYMFFF; translated from the coding sequence ATGGATTGGCAGAACCAACTCATTACCGTTTACCTTACTTCCTGCAAATTTTTTTCTCAACTTTCTCCCTACATTTTTTTAAAAATAAGTCCTAATTCAAATCCTTCGTTTACTGATGAAGAAACCATCACAATTTACATCTTTGGAATTTTGAATGAACTTAAAAATATAAAATCAATTTTTAAATTTACAAAAAATTTCCTTAGTGAATGGTTTCCAAATTTACCTTCTTATGAAGGATTTTTATTTAGACTTAACAATCTGAATCATCTTTTTCCTGAACTTTCTAAATTCCTTTTACAGAATAAAAAGTTCAAATTAAATTCAAATACTTCTAAACCTTTCGTTCTAATTGACTCTTTACCAATTATCTTGGCAAAGGGTTTTAGAGCTCACAAATGTAATACAGCAAAAGAAATTTCTTCAATTGGTTTCTGCTCTTCCAAAAATCTTTTTTATTTTGGATTGAAACTTCATCTTACTGCTTTATTTAAAAATAAACGCCTTGCTTCCCCGGTATCAATGAAAATAACACGTGCTGCAACACATGATTTAACAGCGGTTAAGAATGATCTTTTAAATTTAAATCACTCAGAACTATTTGCTGATCGAGCGTACTGCGATCAATTTACTAAACAAAAATTGGCTAAAAAAAATTCTAACTTGCATACTCCAATTAAACTTTCAAGAAGTAAAAAAACTCTCTCATACGATGAAAAAGTATATTCAAAATCTGTTAGTTCAATTAGACAATCAATTGAAATCCTATTCAACTGGCTAATTGAATCTAGTGGTATTCAAACGGCATCTAAAGTCCGTTCAACAAAGGGCTTGCTTGTACATGTTTTCGGAAGATTTTCTGCATGCCTTTTTAAGTACATGTTCTTTTTCTAA